Sequence from the Thermoanaerobaculia bacterium genome:
GGCCGCCGCGGACTTTTCTCTGATGGGCAGCTACTGGGACACCGACGTCGCCGGCGACACGGCCGGCGGCGGCATGATTCTGGGCTTGCCGTTCAACGACACGCTCGCCTTCGAGCTGCGCGCGACCTATTTCGAGCAGTTGAGCGACGATCCGTTCGACAACATCTTCGAAAGCGACGAGACTGTCTTCCAGGGCCGGGGAATCCAGGCCATGCCGCTCGAAGCCGGCCTGCGTTTCAGCTTTGCGCCGGGCTCGACGTTCCGCCCCCATGTCGGCGGCGGCGGCAGCTACTTCCTGATCGACAGCGACTTCGGAGAGATCCAGGACCAGCTCGGCTACTACCTCGCCGCTGGCGCCACGATCGGCGACGGCGCCGGGGCCGAGTTCTTCTTCGAGGGTATCTGGCGCCAGGCGAGCGCCGAGGTCGAGATCGACCCGGAGGATC
This genomic interval carries:
- a CDS encoding outer membrane beta-barrel protein, producing MKLRTPLIAALFMAVFATAPLAAADFSLMGSYWDTDVAGDTAGGGMILGLPFNDTLAFELRATYFEQLSDDPFDNIFESDETVFQGRGIQAMPLEAGLRFSFAPGSTFRPHVGGGGSYFLIDSDFGEIQDQLGYYLAAGATIGDGAGAEFFFEGIWRQASAEVEIDPEDLGDIDDIDIDNTPSFDIDGFGVNVGVRWAF